Proteins co-encoded in one Cetobacterium somerae ATCC BAA-474 genomic window:
- a CDS encoding ATP synthase subunit I, giving the protein MIIAFIGGIILGFLFFYSLNFGTNEIKKFKNPSLFIFVTSLLRIFLLLVGFYYLAQNSGHRFFAALVGAILSRVYIVYFYKNKKK; this is encoded by the coding sequence ATGATTATTGCATTTATAGGTGGAATTATTTTAGGTTTTTTATTTTTTTATAGTTTAAATTTTGGTACTAATGAAATTAAAAAATTTAAAAATCCTTCATTATTTATTTTTGTGACTTCACTACTAAGAATTTTTCTTCTTTTAGTTGGATTTTATTATTTAGCTCAAAATAGTGGTCATAGATTTTTTGCAGCTTTAGTAGGAGCAATTTTATCAAGAGTTTATATAGTTTATTTTTATAAAAACAAAAAAAAATAA